In Ignavibacteriota bacterium, one genomic interval encodes:
- the aspA gene encoding aspartate ammonia-lyase: MKQFLSGIELFRDLSAEELGQVAATCTARSLDAGQVLFEENAARTGLFLIREGEVELFKRTPFGEEKRLAHFRAGDFLGEGVLMNEDPHSTSARALIHAEVLVLDAVRLGALLRMQPTIGVKVLSRTARVIVRRMRSTTARVIDENAQYVSGRTRREHDLLGERDVPHEYYYGIQTLRALENFPISGVTLDLYPALIEALAWVKMASARANQELGLISTPIADAIVRACEEIIDGKLHNQFVVDMIQGGAGTSTNMNANEVIANRALELLGHEKGDYAHCHPNNHVNCSQSTNDAYPTSLKLAIIRSNEKLIVVLLQLIASFRAKAVEFGGVIKMGRTQLQDAVPMTLGQEFEAYAATLAEEVERLEQNARLFLEINLGGTAIGTGINAEPGYGEKAVEYLREATGLPFVLAPNLVEATQDTGAFVIYSSAVKRLAVKLSKICNDLRLLSSGPRAGINEINLPKMQPGSSIMPGKVNPVIPEVVNQIAFKVIGNDLTVTMAAEAGQLELNVMEPVIAECIFESIEMLKNGMATLKHRCVDGITANVRRCRAMVERSIGLVTALNPVLGYETCTTLARIALEEDRSVYDLVLERGLLSREELDRLLDPETMLAPHRTKGH; the protein is encoded by the coding sequence ATGAAGCAATTCCTATCCGGTATCGAACTCTTTCGAGACCTGAGCGCCGAAGAACTCGGCCAGGTCGCGGCAACGTGCACGGCGCGTTCCCTCGACGCAGGGCAGGTGCTCTTCGAGGAGAATGCTGCACGCACAGGACTCTTCCTGATCCGCGAAGGGGAGGTGGAGTTGTTCAAGCGGACACCCTTCGGTGAGGAAAAACGGCTGGCGCATTTCCGTGCGGGCGATTTCCTTGGCGAAGGGGTCCTGATGAATGAGGACCCGCATTCGACCTCAGCCCGTGCGTTGATCCATGCCGAGGTCCTCGTCCTCGATGCCGTCCGGTTGGGAGCGCTCCTGAGGATGCAACCCACCATCGGCGTGAAGGTCCTCTCCCGCACGGCCCGCGTCATCGTCCGGCGCATGCGCTCGACGACGGCCCGGGTGATCGATGAGAATGCACAATACGTGTCCGGCCGCACGCGCCGCGAGCATGATCTCCTCGGCGAACGCGATGTGCCGCACGAATATTACTATGGCATCCAGACGCTCCGTGCGCTGGAGAATTTTCCCATCTCTGGGGTGACGCTGGACCTCTACCCTGCGTTGATCGAAGCGCTGGCGTGGGTCAAGATGGCCTCGGCTCGCGCCAATCAGGAATTGGGGTTGATATCGACGCCGATCGCGGATGCGATAGTCCGGGCTTGCGAAGAGATCATCGATGGCAAACTGCATAACCAGTTCGTGGTGGACATGATCCAGGGCGGGGCCGGGACCTCGACCAACATGAATGCGAACGAGGTCATTGCCAATCGTGCTCTCGAGTTGCTCGGCCACGAGAAGGGCGACTATGCTCACTGCCATCCGAACAATCATGTGAACTGCTCGCAGTCGACGAATGATGCCTATCCCACGTCACTCAAGCTCGCGATCATCAGGAGCAATGAGAAGCTGATCGTGGTCCTCCTGCAGCTCATCGCGTCGTTCCGGGCAAAGGCCGTGGAGTTCGGTGGGGTGATCAAGATGGGGCGCACCCAGTTGCAGGATGCCGTGCCGATGACGTTAGGGCAGGAATTCGAAGCCTATGCCGCCACGCTCGCGGAAGAGGTGGAGCGGCTCGAACAGAACGCGCGGTTGTTCCTGGAGATCAATCTCGGCGGCACGGCGATCGGCACCGGCATCAATGCGGAACCGGGGTACGGGGAGAAGGCCGTGGAATATTTGCGTGAAGCTACCGGACTTCCCTTCGTGTTGGCACCGAACCTGGTGGAGGCGACGCAGGACACCGGCGCATTCGTGATCTATTCGTCGGCGGTCAAGCGGCTTGCGGTGAAGCTGTCCAAGATCTGCAATGACCTCCGGCTGTTGTCCTCCGGACCGCGTGCGGGCATCAACGAGATCAACCTCCCGAAGATGCAGCCCGGCTCCTCGATCATGCCGGGCAAGGTGAACCCGGTGATACCGGAAGTGGTGAACCAGATCGCGTTCAAGGTGATCGGGAATGACCTCACCGTGACGATGGCGGCAGAAGCCGGCCAGCTCGAGTTGAATGTGATGGAGCCGGTGATCGCCGAGTGCATCTTCGAGTCGATCGAGATGTTGAAGAACGGGATGGCGACGCTGAAGCATCGCTGTGTCGACGGCATCACCGCGAACGTCCGCCGATGCCGCGCGATGGTGGAACGGAGCATCGGGCTGGTCACCGCCCTGAACCCCGTCCTGGGCTATGAGACATGTACCACGCTTGCCAGGATCGCACTCGAAGAGGACAGGAGCGTCTATGACCTGGTCCTCGAGCGCGGACTGCTCTCGCGAGAAGAACTTGACCGGCTTCTCGACCCCGAGACCATGCTTGCACCTCACCGTACGAAAGGGCATTGA